In Papaver somniferum cultivar HN1 chromosome 1, ASM357369v1, whole genome shotgun sequence, a genomic segment contains:
- the LOC113352436 gene encoding ubiquitin thioesterase OTU1-like, whose translation MSHYRQQSRGAIELSILSEYYQKEIAAYHTDNVRCYVYGEDQKYTEMVLLIYDGRHYDALAISPAYGVSEEFDQTVFPVQEDKSIGRVHELALDLVNEEARNDGDIGNCSVDIIFTCVVCGIELIGQKESMQHAEAINHLEFVEKL comes from the exons ATGTCGCATTATAGACAGCAATCCAGAG GAGCCATTGAGTTATCCATCTTATCGGAATACTACCAAAAGGAAATCGCTGCATATCATACCGATAACGTGAGATGTTATGTTTATGGAGAG GATCAAAAATACACTGAAATGGTTTTGCTAATTTACGATGGTCGCCATTATGATGCATTAGCT ATATCCCCGGCTTATGGAGTCTCGGAGGAGTTCGACCAGACAGTATTTCCCGTACAAGAAGATAAGAGCATCGGGCGTGTTCACGAGCTTGCTCTTGACCTCGTCAACGAAGAAGCAAG GAACGATGGAGATATTGGAAATTGCTCTGTTGATATCATATTTACATGTGTTGTATGCGGGATTGAACTTATCGGACAAAAG GAATCTATGCAACATGCTGAAGCTATTAATCATCTTGAATTTGTTGAGAAATTATAG